atttattttcggctgcgttgggtcttcgtccttgggtctttgttgctgcgcgcgggctttctctagttgcagcgagcaggctgcttctcttgttggggagcacaggctctaggcgcgcgggcttcagtagttgtggtgcgtgggctctagagtgcaggcgcagtagttgtggtgcacgggcttagttgctccgtggcatgtgggatcttcccagaccagagctcgaacccgtgtcccctgcattggcaggtggattcttaagcactgcaccaccagggacgtcccagtTTGGGGGATTAAGCAGTGGGTTTTGGGGAATGAGAGCGTATTCCATGGCTAATTGGCACTTGGCCGATCTGCCCTCCTGAGTGCCCCGTGGCCTTGTTTTCCGGGCCAGTGCACATGGGGTGGATCCTTGTCACTTCAGCCGCCGTCATCTTTTTCTTGCAGAATTACCCTCTTTACATCCGCAGTGTCCCCACAGAGAACGAGCTCAAGTTTCACTACATGGTGCACACGTCCCTGGACGTGGTGGACGAGAAGATCTCAGCAATGGGGAAGGCCCTGGTGGACCAGAGGGAGCTCTACCTGGGCCTGCTGTACCCCACAGAGGACTACAAGGTGTATCCTCGCACTTGGCAGTGGCTTCAAGTCTGGGGATTCCCTGCAGTCGCAGGGTGCACTGTAGCGTTAGGTCCCCTTGAAAAGCATCTCGTAACATcacttgaaaaggaaaaaagatgcgGGCTTTTGGCCAGTGGGGAATTAGAGCAGCTTGAGGACAATTAGGACCTCATacccttttttctttaattaggaCGATAATGTGGGAATAGCCAGGCTTGAATTGCCTTGTGACAATCCCCACCTGTCCCTTGGGTTTGTGGAGGAACTGGGGACTCTCTGGCTTCATGCCGTCTCAGCGGGGCCACCACCTCCTGAGCAAGGGGTCACTGTTCacgcatcttttttttttttgtatttatttatttaggctgcacagggtcttacttgtggcatgtgggatattccttgcagcgtgcaggatctttagttgtggcatgtggactctcacttgcagcatgcgtgtgggatctagttccccgagcagggatcgaacccaggccccctgcattgggagcgaggagtcttagccactggaccaccagggaagtccccactcatCTCTTTGCCAGGCCCAGCCCCACCAGTCACTGTGAGATCTTGACCAGTCCTTGGGACAAATGGCTCGAAACCCATGGAGTTCAAagacattcccacaagcagtaaCGAGCTCGCCCAGCGTCACTGCCCAGAGCCACTGTTCTGCAAGATGGAGTGGCCTTTAGAGGTGTGGGTACCTTAGGCAGGATTCGCCTCATTTGTGCAACCTCTGGTCTTGCAGTTAACCCTTCCCAGCTGGGAACTGATGCAGAGAGAAGGCGAGGGGCCCCAGGGTTTGGGCAGGTTGCCCCGGGGCTTGAATCATGATAAGGCTTAGCTCCCTGCCCTTTGCTTCTCCAGTAAACACAAGAAGCTGTCTAAGGAAGTGTCCAGTCACACCTGGTGCAGTCCCGTGTCCTCCTGGCACTGTGGGAGTGGCCCAGCCTGGGGCACTTGTTGTGATGCAGGTTGTCATGCTTCTCCAGAGCAGCTTAGCAGCCGGAGGACATGCACAGATGGCCTTCCTCTCACAGGCTCTGCACGGTGATGCTGTGCTTGGGGCTGTCACAGAGTCCCCGTGTTAAGAGCATGTTCCCTAACCAGCTGTGCAGATACGGCTACGTGACCAACTCCAAGGTGAAGTTTGTCATGGTAGTGGATTCCTCCAACACGGCGCTCAGAGACAACGAGATTCGCAGTGTGAGTGTGGGGACCAGTGGGCGCGCCTGGCCGCTCGGTTTTCCGTCTTTGTTCAGAAATGCTGAGAGGCCCGAGCATGGCAGCAGCTGTGTGTACTTGCACATGTGAATTAAACACGTTGTTGGTTCTTGTTTCAGATGTTCCGGAAGCTACACAACTCCTACACAGACGTGATGTGCAACCCCTTCTATAACCCGGGGGACCGCATTCAGTCCAGGTGGGTGTGGTGCCTTCTCAGGTAGCCCCCGCCTTGCTGAGAGGCAGCAATtctgagaggcagggagggaaggtCTTTTTAAGCGAAGGGCACTGTCCCTCTAAGGCAGCCATTCTGAAGAAGCAGAACCCTGTGTTTCCAAACAAGCTCTTCCTTGGGTCTCCAGATCAGCAGGCGAGGAGCTGGGGAGCGGAGGGGGCAGAGCTTGCCCGTCTGGTCTCCCAGGTCGGCCCAGCGGGTCCTGGGGCGCCTCCCCAGATCCCAGTGAGGGCTCAGGCATACGGACAGGAGCCTCTGGGAGAAAACGTCCTCCTGTCGCGGCCCGATTTTGTCTTTGATGTTGAACTTAGACGATTAGGAAATTAGATTGCAGGTGTCTTCCAAATAGCCTTCAGGTAAACACAGACCTAACATCTGGATGTCACAGTGATGCTTCCCAAAGAAGCATTCACGAGCACGTGCTCCAAACCTGCTCTGGGAATTCCCTGCATCCCAGACACAGTTCCTAAGGGGTTCCTTGTAGCCGGCAGGTGACCCCCGCCAGGGAAGATGACCCCTTCCTATGGCGCCTTCCCTCAGTGGTGACAATGTGTCTTGGGTCATCCTGGGTCCCACCCCGGCCTGGAGACCCAGCAAGGGCAGCACCGTGGGAAACCACACAGGAATGAGGTGGGAGACTCAGATTCTCACCTGTTGTGTCGGCACGCACGTCCTGGCCTCAGCCGGTTTCACTCACCGGGACCTCAGAGACTGACATCTCTGCCAGCCAGGGATGGAGGGCCTGGCTCTGCTTCTCTgattgtctgtttctctttgcaGGGCCTTCGATGGCATGGTGACGTCCATGATGATACCGGTCTGCTGAGGAGTGTGCTGCAGCCCGTGGCTGGAAGGAATCGTTCTGTGCATATCCGTGTTGTTCCGATGTATCTTTATTTCCACTTGTCTCCTCTTGGGTGTCATGGACGTGCCGCTGGGGGCAGGGCCTCGTGCACGGTGCCTGTTCACTAAAGGTCTTGTGAGGTCAGGTTTCGCTTTTTCTTTCCGCGTCAACACAAGGTTTAACTAAAGACAGTTTAGGGACttacctggcggtccagtggttaggactctgtgcttccactgtaggggccgcaggttcaatccccggtcagggcactaagatcccgcatgctgtgcagcacggccgaaaacaaaaggaaacacttTATGTGGACTTTTCAGGGACAGAGCAGATCGGGGACCGGGCAGAGCAGGAGCCGTTGTCCCCACTGGGCACGAAGCGGCAGGGGGAGCTGGGTGGCGGGAGCTCTCAGAGCTGGGAGCCCAGGAGAGGCTgcgaagggaggggcaggggacccGTGGGCCGGCCGCCCCCTCCAGTGGCTCAGCAGGTGGGCTTATCTGGAGGGTCGGCCTTCTGCGCCCAGAGCCGGATTAGAGGGGCACATGGGACGGCCTGCACACCTTCCCCCGGCGGGAGGGGCCTTCCTCCTCCTGGTCTTGCCCGGCCCCGGAAGGCCACCCTCCCGAGACCATGGAACTACAGCGTCTTCATCAGCTGCTGCTGGGCATCGAATGAGCAAACCCCCAGAGTCCCCTCCTGCCTGCGAGTGCCCTGAGGTTCCTGATGGCCCGAGGGCCAGGTGGGTGTTGGGAGAGGAGCCCCCTTCCCTGCTGACCCCCAGGCCCCTGGGCAGGCTGTGGAAGGGGCGCTTACACTTGAGGAGGCGCTGCTGTCGTCAGATTCCTGCCCTCTGCTTCCCCAGAAGCCTGCTCAGGCAAGGTTGACCACAGTTCTAACTGACCGTGATTGAGGCCACAGCCCCTTCTGGGATCAGGTGACCCAGGTTCCTGTGCACTTTGTCATTTGGTGACGGCGTCTCTGAAGTGGAAGAGGCCCTCCTGGGCCTGAGCCATCTACACAGTCGGCTCTGTGTGGTCTCAGCGTGGCTGGCTTCCTTGATCAGGCACCCCAAGACACCACGAGCCCCTCCCGCCCCCTCAGTCACTCTGGAGAGGGTCTCTGACCAGGAGGAAGGTAGGAGGGTGGCTTAGACCCACTGGGAACAGGGAGGCTGTGAGCTGTGAGCATCGTTGGCCCAGGGCTGGGATTGGGATGCACTCTGCTCTGCTTGTCTTTGGGTTTCCTTCCCTTCTTATGAGCACAGGATTAcagaagtaaacaaacaaaaaacagctcaGAATCTGTTAAAGACACACGTCCCgggctccccccccaccccgcctcacCTGCCACAGGTGGAATTGCAACACCTAGAAGAGGGCTGAGAAGTGCGACCAGCAGGTGTTGGTCTGATGCAGGCCACCCTCACACGGGCTTTCTCCCCACAGTCCATCCTCAACTTTCTGGTTGAGCTTTTACTTAGTAATCTCTCCTGCCTGAGTAATGGCCGAGGCAGGGACTACAGGTTGCCAAGGCAACATCCATTCTCCCTTGCTTGCTTACTAACAGACCCCTAGTGTTATTGGGAACAATCGGCTAGACAAAATATACTTCCTGCCCTCACCAGGGTAGGTAGTTACGGCACGTAAGTGGATGGTGTTGGGAGGCACTTGCAGGAAGGATACTTAAAAGGGGGATTCAGCTGGCGGTACCTTCAtctttacccttcctcctccctggaacttagatgtgatggctggagccCAGGCAGCTATCTTGAGAGCATGCAGGCAAGATTCATCCCCTAAGGATGGGGAGCAGAAAGCTAGAAGGAGGCTGGGTCTTTGCTGACATACCAGCCCTGGACTACtgatgttcagcattttttttaaatgagaaaatgaaacccCTATCTTGTTGAAGCTACTGCTATTTGGGTTTTTCTGCAGATGGAGCCAGAGCAACCCACAATGGTTTTATATTTGAGGTTTTTCACATGCATTGTTAGGTAGCATTCCCATTTTAAGTCTGAGAAAATCAAGGGTTAGTCGTAACCTGCTAGCCTTGGCTTTGCCAAAAGAACTGTCAGATGGCAGTTTCCTCTTAACTTTTTGCATCTCTGTACTGTGAGGCTAGCCTCACTGAGGGCCCCCTGCCTGCccatcccctgcctccccaggcgCATCCTCCCCACAGGGCTGAGCCCCATCCGACGCCGCCCCTACTCAGCCCTTGGCTGTTGCTCCAGGTGCTTCTGCTGAAGGTCTGTCGTCCCTCCCCATCAGCactccttctcccttcttccccGGGCCAGACGGGCAAGAGGATCCGGCGTGTCTTGGCTTTCTCTGGGCACAGCTGAGGAAGTgtgggttggagccctggccgCCCACGTGGGCTGCTTGGGCCTGAAATCCACAGGAAAGGAGGGACTCAAGGGCCCACACTCCTCGCAGTGGCCACACAGAAGGGATTAAGAAGATACTTGAAAAGGAACCAGTTCCTTGGGGTAGAAGCCTGTC
This genomic window from Mesoplodon densirostris isolate mMesDen1 chromosome 19, mMesDen1 primary haplotype, whole genome shotgun sequence contains:
- the TRAPPC2L gene encoding trafficking protein particle complex subunit 2-like protein isoform X2, with the protein product MAVCVAVIAKENYPLYIRSVPTENELKFHYMVHTSLDVVDEKISAMGKALVDQRELYLGLLYPTEDYKVYGYVTNSKVKFVMVVDSSNTALRDNEIRSMFRKLHNSYTDVMCNPFYNPGDRIQSRAFDGMVTSMMIPVC
- the TRAPPC2L gene encoding trafficking protein particle complex subunit 2-like protein isoform X1; this translates as MALQRWRSETSLDGFRGSLPVPLRLQELECWETASMMRPGGGHVLGWGPAQKNYPLYIRSVPTENELKFHYMVHTSLDVVDEKISAMGKALVDQRELYLGLLYPTEDYKVYGYVTNSKVKFVMVVDSSNTALRDNEIRSMFRKLHNSYTDVMCNPFYNPGDRIQSRAFDGMVTSMMIPVC